A window from Microbacterium ginsengiterrae encodes these proteins:
- the ftsE gene encoding cell division ATP-binding protein FtsE, whose protein sequence is MIRFENVTKRYRGTKRPALADVDFEVERGEFVFLVGASGSGKSTCLRLILREDVPTKGRVAVLGRDLRSLANRKVPYFRRHIGSVFQDFRLLSTKTVFQNVAFTLQVTGSSRGFVQQAVPEALALVGLEGKEKRMPHELSGGEQQRVAIARALVNRPQVLLADEPTGNLDPATSVDIMQLLARINAGGTTIVMATHEAAFVDQMQRRVIELRDGELVRDETHGGYGDRSMIPQLVPEEERGAAATAALTAVQEVQRETESLEPLTAEMIASMKAAREAEASAESAPRPSGPRTHPIVLPEVDVAELGVADRLGLSDAADDEEVGPTS, encoded by the coding sequence ATGATTCGGTTCGAGAACGTCACCAAGCGCTACCGCGGCACGAAGAGACCGGCCCTGGCCGATGTCGACTTCGAGGTCGAGCGGGGCGAATTCGTCTTCCTCGTCGGCGCGTCCGGTTCGGGCAAGTCCACCTGCCTGCGGCTCATCCTGCGCGAGGACGTCCCCACCAAGGGGCGCGTGGCGGTTCTCGGCCGTGACCTGCGCTCCCTCGCCAACCGCAAGGTGCCGTACTTCCGCCGTCACATCGGTTCCGTCTTCCAGGACTTCCGTCTGCTGTCGACGAAGACCGTCTTCCAGAACGTCGCCTTCACCCTGCAGGTGACCGGGTCCTCCCGCGGCTTCGTGCAGCAGGCGGTGCCGGAGGCGCTCGCCCTCGTCGGGCTGGAGGGCAAGGAGAAGCGGATGCCGCATGAGCTCTCCGGCGGCGAGCAGCAGCGCGTGGCCATCGCCCGCGCGCTCGTCAACCGCCCGCAGGTGCTCCTCGCGGACGAGCCGACCGGAAACCTCGACCCTGCGACCTCTGTGGACATCATGCAGCTGCTCGCGCGCATCAACGCCGGTGGCACCACGATCGTCATGGCCACCCACGAGGCCGCATTCGTCGATCAGATGCAGCGGCGCGTGATCGAGCTGCGCGACGGCGAGCTGGTGCGCGACGAGACACACGGTGGATACGGGGATCGCTCGATGATCCCGCAGCTCGTTCCGGAAGAGGAGCGCGGCGCAGCCGCGACGGCGGCGCTGACCGCCGTCCAGGAGGTGCAGCGCGAGACCGAGTCGCTCGAGCCGCTCACCGCCGAGATGATCGCGTCGATGAAGGCCGCGAGAGAGGCCGAGGCATCCGCGGAGAGCGCCCCGCGTCCCTCCGGGCCGCGGACGCACCCCATCGTCCTTCCCGAGGTCGATGTGGCAGAGCTCGGTGTCGCCGACCGCCTCGGCCTGTCCGATGCCGCCGACGACGAGGAAGTGGGGCCGACCTCGTGA
- the ftsX gene encoding permease-like cell division protein FtsX has protein sequence MRVGLILMEALGGLRRNISMVISVVLVTFISLTFVGAAILMQGQISTMRDYWTERAQVAVYMCSSVSEAETCLDGAATEEQIAQVNDELAGPALNTLISEVRFETKEEAYANLIEQIGSEQASVLTEDQMFETFWVTLKDPTQSQVIVEAFSGVSGVEEVLDQRQYLDPLFSALTVATYIAVGIAVLMLIAAVLLIATTIRLSAYARRKEIGIMRLVGASNRFIQTPFVLEGVFAAFLGSALASGAVIAGMHFGVEGYLKGRVPFITTWVTMQDAFLVVPVLIAIGVILAALSAGFAIRRWLRT, from the coding sequence GTGAGGGTGGGACTGATCCTGATGGAGGCACTCGGAGGCCTCCGTCGCAACATCTCGATGGTGATCTCCGTCGTGCTCGTGACGTTCATCTCGCTGACGTTCGTCGGCGCGGCGATCCTCATGCAGGGCCAGATCAGCACCATGCGCGACTACTGGACCGAGCGTGCTCAGGTCGCCGTGTACATGTGCTCTTCCGTCTCGGAGGCCGAGACGTGCCTGGACGGCGCCGCCACCGAGGAACAGATCGCGCAGGTGAACGACGAGCTCGCCGGGCCCGCGCTGAACACGCTGATCAGCGAGGTGCGCTTCGAGACGAAGGAGGAGGCGTACGCCAACCTCATCGAACAGATCGGCTCCGAGCAGGCCAGCGTCCTCACCGAGGACCAGATGTTCGAGACGTTCTGGGTCACGCTGAAGGACCCGACGCAGTCCCAGGTCATCGTGGAGGCGTTCAGCGGCGTCAGCGGGGTCGAGGAGGTGCTCGATCAGCGTCAGTATCTCGATCCGCTGTTCTCGGCACTGACGGTCGCCACGTACATCGCCGTCGGCATCGCCGTGCTCATGCTCATCGCCGCGGTGCTGCTCATCGCGACGACGATCCGCCTGTCCGCCTATGCGCGACGCAAGGAGATCGGGATCATGCGCCTGGTGGGTGCTTCGAACCGATTCATCCAGACGCCGTTCGTCCTCGAGGGCGTGTTCGCCGCGTTCCTCGGCTCCGCACTCGCCAGCGGTGCCGTGATCGCGGGCATGCACTTCGGCGTCGAGGGATACCTGAAGGGCCGCGTGCCGTTCATCACGACATGGGTGACGATGCAGGATGCCTTCCTCGTCGTTCCCGTCCTCATCGCCATCGGTGTGATCCTGGCTGCGCTGTCGGCCGGGTTCGCGATCCGTCGCTGGCTGCGCACGTAG
- a CDS encoding DUF2510 domain-containing protein produces MSTPAGWYDDGSGRQRWWDGQQWTEHFAPEAPAVPDVPPAADSQPYGTGTPETSAFAAGYPETSTGYVSPAEQTAPRAPHIVGWIALGAAVLGFILVCVPPIILVGWFLLFAAFVLSVVAFFLKGKKWAPIVAICLSVVGAIVGGILALVFFTAAFVTAVEDEIDYATSSPSSAFPEDELDDDADADADSDAGTSTGRPTSDEVAAGLAEIVEATGAEGYTDAHLQCIADEFVASDMSDEVLQHIAAGDEMFDDAEAALAFAEAFGDALPVCLS; encoded by the coding sequence ATGAGCACCCCCGCAGGCTGGTACGACGACGGATCCGGACGCCAGCGTTGGTGGGACGGCCAGCAGTGGACAGAGCACTTCGCGCCGGAAGCACCCGCCGTCCCCGATGTTCCGCCCGCCGCCGACAGCCAGCCCTACGGCACCGGCACCCCTGAGACGTCCGCGTTCGCCGCCGGATACCCCGAGACGAGCACCGGTTACGTCTCGCCGGCCGAGCAGACCGCACCGCGTGCACCCCACATCGTCGGGTGGATCGCCCTCGGCGCCGCGGTACTCGGTTTCATTCTCGTGTGCGTCCCGCCGATCATCCTCGTCGGGTGGTTCCTGCTGTTCGCAGCATTCGTGCTCTCGGTCGTCGCCTTCTTCCTGAAGGGCAAGAAGTGGGCGCCCATCGTCGCCATCTGCCTCTCCGTGGTCGGTGCCATCGTCGGCGGCATCCTCGCGCTGGTGTTCTTCACTGCGGCCTTCGTCACGGCGGTCGAGGACGAGATCGACTACGCGACGAGTTCGCCGTCGAGCGCCTTCCCCGAGGACGAGCTGGATGACGATGCGGATGCCGACGCGGACTCCGATGCGGGAACGAGCACCGGGCGTCCCACCTCGGACGAGGTCGCCGCAGGACTCGCGGAGATCGTCGAGGCCACCGGCGCCGAGGGCTACACCGACGCGCACCTGCAGTGCATCGCCGACGAGTTCGTGGCATCCGACATGTCGGACGAGGTCCTGCAGCACATCGCTGCCGGGGACGAGATGTTCGACGATGCCGAGGCGGCCCTGGCGTTCGCCGAGGCGTTCGGTGACGCGCTTCCGGTCTGCCTCTCCTGA
- the prfB gene encoding peptide chain release factor 2 has protein sequence MLELDLSAEIQALRHTYGDISEVVDVTRLQADIARLSEEAGAPDLWDDPEKAQKVTSALSHKQAELKRVNDIGQRLDDLEVLIELANEMEDEDSAAEARAELDALTSLMNQLEVQTLLDGEYDDRSAIITIRSGAGGDDATDFAEMLMRMYLRWAEQHKYPVKVMDTSYAEGAGIKSATFQIDAPYAFGTLSVEAGTHRLARISPFGSADKRQTSFAAVEVIPLMEEATEVDIPENDIRVDVFRSSGPGGQSVNTTDSAVRITHLPTGIVVSMQNEKSQIQNRAAAMRVLQTRLLLLQKEEEAAKKKELAGNITASWGDQMRSYFLYGQQLVKDLRTGQESGNPAAVFDGDLDDFISAGIRWRKRPVED, from the coding sequence ATGCTCGAACTCGATCTCTCCGCCGAAATTCAGGCGCTCAGGCACACATACGGCGACATCAGCGAGGTCGTCGACGTCACCCGACTCCAGGCCGACATCGCACGGCTCAGTGAAGAGGCCGGTGCTCCCGACCTCTGGGACGACCCGGAGAAGGCGCAGAAGGTCACCAGCGCCCTCAGTCACAAGCAGGCCGAGCTCAAGCGGGTGAACGACATCGGCCAGCGACTCGACGACCTCGAGGTCCTCATCGAGCTCGCCAACGAGATGGAGGACGAGGACTCCGCCGCCGAGGCGCGCGCCGAACTCGACGCCCTCACGAGCCTCATGAACCAGCTCGAAGTGCAGACGCTCCTCGACGGCGAGTACGACGACCGCTCCGCGATCATCACGATCCGCTCCGGTGCCGGCGGCGACGACGCCACCGACTTCGCCGAGATGCTCATGCGCATGTACCTGCGCTGGGCCGAGCAGCACAAGTACCCGGTCAAGGTGATGGACACCTCGTACGCGGAGGGCGCGGGCATCAAGTCCGCGACGTTCCAGATCGACGCGCCCTACGCGTTCGGCACGCTGTCCGTCGAGGCCGGTACCCACCGCCTCGCGCGCATCAGCCCGTTCGGATCCGCCGACAAGCGACAGACCAGCTTCGCCGCCGTCGAGGTCATCCCCCTCATGGAGGAGGCCACCGAGGTCGACATCCCCGAGAACGACATCCGCGTCGACGTCTTCCGCTCGTCGGGCCCCGGCGGCCAGTCGGTCAACACCACCGACTCCGCCGTGCGCATCACTCACCTCCCGACCGGCATCGTCGTGTCGATGCAGAACGAGAAGTCGCAGATCCAGAACCGCGCCGCCGCCATGCGCGTGCTGCAGACCCGCCTCCTGCTCCTGCAGAAGGAGGAGGAGGCCGCGAAGAAGAAGGAACTCGCCGGCAACATCACCGCGAGCTGGGGCGACCAGATGCGCTCCTACTTCCTCTACGGCCAGCAGCTCGTCAAGGACCTGCGCACCGGGCAGGAGTCCGGCAACCCCGCAGCGGTGTTCGACGGCGACCTCGACGACTTCATCTCGGCGGGGATCCGCTGGCGCAAGCGCCCGGTCGAGGACTGA